In one window of Shewanella goraebulensis DNA:
- a CDS encoding HNH endonuclease yields the protein MANETRTEFVNRVMGLSFKSTQGKYSYCSDSKKQILFSLNVGNGDVILSPSWSRNGYSHSLKHIDKVLNQGYDLLVFETITKKNKKGETLANGFNPLIEKRKLVVEGDIFKAVQIEVTQSKETTGSGSSIFEGAKKTITVNAYERDPQARQACLDELGYLCKICEFDFEKTYGERGKEFIHVHHIVPLSEIKKEYEVDPVKDLIPVCPNCHAMLHRKGHTISPNELKCIIFKHVGSE from the coding sequence ATGGCAAATGAAACACGAACAGAATTTGTTAATCGAGTTATGGGGCTCTCATTTAAATCAACCCAAGGTAAGTATTCTTATTGTAGTGACTCAAAAAAGCAGATTCTTTTTAGTCTGAATGTGGGAAATGGGGATGTGATTTTAAGCCCTTCATGGTCGAGAAATGGCTACTCACATTCTCTAAAACATATAGATAAAGTTCTAAATCAAGGATACGACCTTTTAGTTTTTGAGACCATAACTAAGAAGAATAAAAAAGGTGAGACATTAGCTAATGGGTTTAATCCATTAATAGAAAAAAGAAAGTTGGTGGTTGAAGGTGATATTTTTAAAGCTGTTCAAATAGAAGTTACCCAAAGTAAAGAAACTACCGGAAGTGGCAGTTCGATTTTTGAGGGAGCAAAAAAAACTATAACCGTTAATGCATATGAAAGAGACCCTCAAGCACGTCAGGCTTGTTTAGATGAATTGGGGTATCTCTGCAAGATTTGTGAGTTTGACTTTGAAAAAACTTATGGTGAACGTGGTAAGGAGTTCATTCATGTTCATCACATAGTGCCATTATCAGAAATAAAAAAGGAATATGAAGTTGATCCAGTTAAAGACCTTATTCCAGTATGCCCCAATTGTCATGCAATGTTACACCGAAAAGGACATACAATTTCACCTAACGAATTGAAATGTATAATATTTAAACATGTGGGGTCAGAATAA
- a CDS encoding virulence protein has translation MLRIFTVFLLFTITAFSQFVVADDAIEVPQKYQRAFPIWAQEAIDLGHELPKPYGFSINYMTMDQPLVVDSVAFTGLGDFIDDRISINGSEALQDSETLTFRADMWVLPFLNLYGVIGHTKGSSVANVQVDVDLPFFPELDPFDFELNFKGTTYGVGGTIVGGIDNWFALLDVNYTNTDLDILDGEISTIVVSPRVGYRTKIYGQDLQVWVGAMYQNVEQTFSGYLKDILLIGGTEIGEFIGDGKFEVNQHLEDKWNTLVGAQISLGKGFDLLLEGGFGTRTSFMAGIGYRF, from the coding sequence ATGCTAAGAATTTTCACTGTTTTTTTATTATTTACTATCACCGCATTTAGTCAATTTGTAGTTGCTGACGATGCCATTGAAGTGCCGCAAAAATATCAGCGTGCATTTCCTATTTGGGCGCAAGAAGCGATTGATTTAGGTCATGAATTACCTAAGCCTTATGGCTTTAGCATTAATTATATGACGATGGACCAACCTCTTGTTGTCGATAGTGTTGCCTTTACGGGGTTAGGGGACTTCATTGATGACAGGATTTCCATCAATGGCAGTGAAGCACTACAAGATTCTGAAACATTAACCTTTCGTGCAGACATGTGGGTGCTGCCATTTTTGAACTTGTATGGTGTTATTGGCCATACAAAAGGCAGTAGTGTCGCTAATGTTCAGGTGGATGTTGATTTACCTTTCTTCCCTGAACTCGATCCTTTTGATTTTGAATTAAACTTTAAAGGAACAACCTACGGGGTTGGTGGCACCATTGTAGGCGGTATTGATAATTGGTTTGCGTTATTGGATGTGAACTACACTAATACCGATCTGGATATTCTCGATGGAGAAATTAGCACGATTGTTGTGTCGCCGCGAGTGGGCTACCGAACAAAAATTTATGGCCAAGATCTGCAGGTTTGGGTCGGTGCTATGTATCAAAACGTTGAGCAAACATTCAGTGGATACCTCAAAGATATTTTACTTATCGGTGGTACAGAAATTGGTGAGTTTATCGGAGATGGTAAGTTTGAGGTTAATCAACATCTTGAAGATAAATGGAATACCTTAGTCGGTGCTCAAATAAGCCTAGGCAAAGGCTTTGATTTATTACTTGAAGGCGGTTTTGGTACTCGAACAAGCTTTATGGCTGGCATTGGGTATCGTTTCTAG
- a CDS encoding alpha/beta fold hydrolase, with product MTFKTLFFILMSILISGCSTVSMVDNYQQNQLFKAGFEQRQLTLDEGGELHYWQGGSPSDSVIILLHGFGGTGMTSWYEIMQDLVQDYHVIVPDLLWFGSSYSDAPATIMSETQSIQQLINKLSLTDVSLVGISFGGFVTFDLMINEPEIDKAVMLASPGIVFADEDMDAMTKRFGETSPESVFVPQDRAGVRHLLENTFVNYPWYPSFIDEQIYQVYFADHLTEKQSLITTLPAYRDQLNPNEFKDHLPPSLLIWGENDMVFPQEKGIEFSEFLNAPIIIIPDASHGLSNDFPEQISQMIRDFIQ from the coding sequence GTGACTTTTAAAACATTGTTTTTCATCTTGATGTCAATATTGATAAGTGGTTGCTCTACTGTATCAATGGTTGATAACTATCAACAGAATCAACTGTTCAAGGCTGGGTTTGAACAGCGTCAATTGACACTTGATGAAGGCGGGGAGCTGCATTACTGGCAAGGTGGTTCCCCATCTGACTCAGTGATTATCTTACTGCATGGTTTTGGTGGCACCGGCATGACGAGCTGGTACGAAATCATGCAAGATTTAGTTCAAGACTATCATGTTATCGTACCTGACTTGCTTTGGTTTGGCAGCTCGTACAGTGATGCTCCAGCGACAATAATGAGTGAAACCCAATCGATTCAGCAGCTTATAAATAAGCTTTCGCTGACTGATGTGAGTCTTGTTGGTATTTCTTTTGGTGGCTTCGTGACATTTGATCTGATGATCAACGAACCAGAAATTGATAAAGCCGTGATGTTAGCAAGCCCTGGCATCGTATTTGCCGATGAAGACATGGATGCAATGACAAAACGATTTGGTGAAACTTCACCTGAATCGGTATTTGTGCCGCAAGATAGGGCAGGTGTCAGGCATCTACTAGAAAATACTTTTGTAAATTATCCTTGGTATCCAAGCTTTATTGATGAGCAAATATATCAAGTATATTTCGCTGATCACCTGACCGAGAAACAATCCCTTATTACTACGTTACCCGCTTATCGTGACCAACTTAACCCTAATGAGTTTAAAGACCATTTGCCACCATCATTACTTATCTGGGGTGAAAATGACATGGTGTTTCCACAGGAAAAGGGCATAGAGTTTTCTGAGTTTTTGAACGCGCCAATTATTATTATTCCAGACGCATCCCATGGCTTGAGCAATGACTTTCCCGAACAAATTAGTCAAATGATCAGAGACTTTATTCAATGA
- a CDS encoding BamA/TamA family outer membrane protein translates to MSVNHYFISGLLSVCIFFSASASASETSQLASSAGESLTSDEELGWLEDFLQTLGADGEFDADKLIDFSFLPGPFYNPEMDLGVGISAVGLYQVDPNDEVSQLSSLVINGLASINGALGVGIENKTFLNEDRQRFYLTAEMFDIPDVFYGVGYDENHQDDNRVDFNGRLVRVNPMFLHRLTSNVFVGAGFDFNYAKASSIDMLDSDVDVSPLLETSRSVGVNFLINYDSRDNVLNPEQGKIAQIDTGIYRQDLGSKTDFEIVNALYSTYYQMGDSDVLAWQVRGRFTHGDVPWDQLSKAGGGDLLRGYTSGRYRDKQMVLAQVEYRQDLPGRHGMVYWVGAGVISDTFSELASADILPNTGIGYRFEVKPRVNLRLDLAFGDGDTGFYFNVNEAF, encoded by the coding sequence ATGTCGGTGAATCATTATTTTATCTCTGGGCTGTTGTCTGTTTGCATTTTTTTTTCAGCAAGTGCATCAGCGTCAGAGACAAGTCAACTAGCATCATCAGCAGGCGAGTCTTTAACAAGTGACGAAGAACTTGGCTGGCTTGAAGATTTTTTGCAAACTCTAGGTGCTGATGGTGAGTTTGATGCAGATAAACTGATTGATTTTAGTTTTTTACCTGGCCCTTTTTATAACCCCGAAATGGATTTAGGCGTTGGTATTTCAGCCGTTGGTTTGTATCAAGTTGACCCTAATGATGAAGTGAGCCAGTTATCTTCTTTGGTGATCAATGGTTTAGCATCAATCAATGGCGCACTCGGTGTCGGCATCGAAAATAAAACCTTTTTAAATGAAGACCGTCAGCGGTTTTATTTAACCGCTGAAATGTTTGATATACCAGATGTGTTTTACGGCGTCGGTTATGATGAAAATCATCAAGATGATAATCGAGTCGACTTTAACGGTCGGTTAGTTCGAGTCAACCCGATGTTTTTACATCGGCTAACATCCAATGTTTTTGTTGGAGCAGGGTTTGATTTTAATTATGCCAAAGCGAGTAGCATCGACATGCTAGATTCAGATGTCGATGTTAGCCCTTTACTCGAAACATCACGCAGTGTCGGGGTTAACTTTTTAATTAACTACGACAGCCGTGACAATGTGCTTAATCCTGAACAAGGTAAAATAGCGCAAATAGACACGGGTATTTATCGTCAGGATTTGGGCAGTAAAACTGACTTTGAAATCGTTAATGCACTTTACAGTACCTATTATCAAATGGGTGACTCTGATGTTCTTGCATGGCAAGTGCGTGGCAGATTTACCCATGGTGATGTCCCGTGGGATCAGCTGTCAAAAGCAGGCGGTGGAGATTTACTGCGGGGTTACACTTCAGGTCGATACCGAGACAAACAAATGGTATTGGCGCAAGTTGAGTACCGCCAAGACTTACCCGGTCGTCACGGGATGGTTTACTGGGTTGGCGCTGGCGTGATTTCAGATACGTTCAGTGAATTAGCTTCAGCCGACATATTACCTAATACAGGAATAGGTTATCGATTCGAGGTTAAACCAAGGGTGAACCTAAGATTAGATCTCGCTTTCGGTGATGGTGATACTGGGTTCTACTTTAACGTGAATGAAGCATTTTGA
- a CDS encoding AAA family ATPase — MSKIVIFGNSGSGKSTLAKQLAKQNRLAHLDLDTIAWQPTNPPQRTSIAESSQLIDKFLQHDSWIIEGCYTDLLELATPHADEIIFLNLPVTDCISNAKNRPWEPHKYSSKQAQDANLEMLVDWIAQYDCRTDTFSKQAHETLYAQFTGKKIMHLTNRST; from the coding sequence TTGAGTAAAATCGTTATCTTTGGAAACTCAGGTTCGGGTAAGTCAACCCTTGCTAAACAGTTAGCAAAACAAAACCGTTTAGCGCATTTAGATTTAGATACCATAGCTTGGCAGCCAACCAACCCACCTCAAAGAACATCGATTGCAGAGTCGAGTCAGTTAATTGATAAGTTCTTACAACATGACTCATGGATTATTGAAGGCTGTTATACCGACTTACTGGAATTAGCCACGCCTCATGCTGATGAGATAATTTTTCTAAACCTTCCCGTTACTGACTGTATTAGTAACGCCAAAAATCGCCCTTGGGAGCCCCATAAGTATTCTAGCAAACAAGCTCAAGATGCCAATTTGGAAATGCTCGTTGACTGGATTGCTCAGTATGATTGCCGCACCGATACCTTTTCAAAGCAGGCTCATGAAACGTTATATGCCCAATTTACTGGGAAAAAGATCATGCATCTTACTAACCGGTCCACATAA
- a CDS encoding TonB-dependent receptor: MQLNSRLASAIRIALVGGAFTAALGSPVVLAEEGADVERIQITGSRIKRTDLETATPVTVLSADDMAKQGFTTIQDALQNLTSTTGAMTTQEVHGFTPAASSISLRNAGASRTLTLIDGKRLNQYPKPAGGTDNFVDTANLPMEAVERIEVLQSGGSAIYGADAVGGVINIILKKDFDGVALKYRHGDTMEGGGMNDRIALSLGSSNEKGNVSTFIEFSSNEALQATDRENFGLHTDKVPHSDYSQYSSYGARIAGTGTGARSLSPQECTDGGFFWDDARSICGFDRSEWRDLEPESYRFISTTNFNYELADDITFLGRLDFANAKSTTNFEPMAIDDYDINVSGDDLTVSYGDLMSKTFNKSTGLGGDFANATDGDYYYVRRLHEFDNRSGETNTNNYFFSAGLQGVLADEYDWDMSVNYGRTNVDVYRSGFATVGGMFDYITAGENGNSLLENMSEEDVEAASYSPFERAQSTQKNIQANITGMAFEMPDGDAMFAFGAEYTEQDYETESDSETQNGSVLTTGGSSGAGERDFWATYAELSVPLMDELTIAAALRYDHYSDFGGNLSPQVTVEYRPVDELLVRGSWSSVFRAPDMHRVYGDATNGFTQVIDFKQCQAMGGQPGVTNPDPTINEICNELHIDTTTGANKELEAETGYTANIGAVWGGDSLEASIDLWEWKLDDMVSDISASTAAQEYDTYEDMITRDASGTITHINTVAQNLAYQKVRGIDLTAGYSWDFNDMGELRVNFNGTYILLSEGQLNPTSDVDDDIEDGGLPQYRANMIFTYFINDFETTLGAYHTARMHGVSYSSFIDDEAFDEEDLEVASQTKWNLTSAYNFTDNMKLTAGIVNLFDVGPNFDPTNTSWPHYPRGVYNARGREWFVEGEVKF; the protein is encoded by the coding sequence ATGCAGCTTAATTCAAGATTGGCCAGCGCAATTCGCATTGCATTGGTAGGTGGTGCGTTTACCGCAGCCCTAGGTTCGCCAGTAGTACTTGCAGAAGAAGGTGCTGATGTAGAACGAATTCAAATTACCGGTTCACGTATTAAACGTACCGATCTAGAAACCGCCACCCCTGTTACTGTACTTAGTGCTGACGACATGGCTAAACAAGGTTTCACGACAATTCAAGATGCACTACAAAACCTCACATCAACTACTGGTGCGATGACGACACAAGAAGTCCATGGTTTTACCCCTGCAGCATCTTCAATCAGTTTACGTAACGCTGGAGCAAGCCGTACATTAACGCTTATTGATGGTAAGCGTTTAAACCAGTACCCAAAACCTGCCGGCGGAACGGATAACTTTGTTGATACTGCCAACCTTCCAATGGAAGCGGTTGAACGTATTGAAGTTCTGCAATCGGGTGGTTCAGCTATTTACGGTGCTGATGCAGTTGGTGGTGTTATCAACATCATCTTGAAAAAAGATTTTGACGGCGTAGCCCTTAAATACCGTCATGGCGACACCATGGAAGGCGGCGGAATGAATGACCGTATCGCACTTTCATTAGGTTCTTCAAACGAAAAAGGCAACGTATCAACTTTCATTGAATTCAGCAGTAATGAAGCATTACAAGCCACAGATCGTGAAAACTTCGGACTACATACAGATAAAGTCCCTCACAGTGATTACTCACAATACAGCTCTTATGGTGCTCGTATTGCGGGTACAGGAACTGGTGCTCGTTCGCTGTCACCACAAGAATGTACTGATGGCGGATTCTTCTGGGACGATGCCCGCAGTATTTGTGGTTTTGACCGTTCAGAATGGCGTGACTTAGAACCTGAAAGCTACCGCTTTATCAGTACGACCAACTTCAACTATGAACTAGCTGACGATATCACTTTCTTAGGTCGTCTTGATTTTGCTAATGCTAAATCAACCACCAATTTTGAACCAATGGCTATTGATGATTACGATATCAATGTTTCAGGTGATGACTTAACCGTGAGTTACGGCGATTTGATGAGCAAGACATTCAACAAATCTACCGGGCTTGGTGGTGACTTCGCTAATGCCACTGATGGCGATTACTACTATGTTCGTCGTCTACACGAATTTGATAACCGTAGTGGCGAAACGAACACCAATAACTACTTCTTCTCAGCAGGCTTACAAGGCGTTTTAGCTGATGAGTACGACTGGGATATGTCTGTAAACTACGGCCGTACCAACGTCGATGTTTACCGCAGCGGTTTTGCCACTGTTGGTGGCATGTTCGATTACATCACTGCAGGTGAAAACGGTAATTCATTACTTGAAAATATGTCTGAAGAAGATGTTGAAGCAGCGTCTTACTCTCCATTTGAACGAGCTCAGTCTACTCAAAAGAACATTCAAGCAAACATTACCGGTATGGCGTTTGAAATGCCAGATGGCGATGCCATGTTTGCATTTGGTGCTGAATACACAGAACAAGATTATGAAACAGAATCTGATTCAGAAACCCAAAATGGTTCAGTGCTAACAACAGGCGGTTCATCTGGTGCGGGCGAACGTGATTTCTGGGCAACTTATGCAGAATTAAGTGTGCCATTAATGGACGAATTAACGATCGCAGCAGCGCTTCGTTACGACCACTATAGCGACTTTGGTGGCAATTTATCACCACAAGTGACCGTAGAATACCGTCCAGTTGATGAGTTATTAGTTCGTGGTTCTTGGAGCAGCGTATTCCGTGCCCCAGATATGCACCGCGTATACGGCGATGCAACCAACGGCTTCACTCAAGTTATCGACTTTAAACAGTGTCAAGCAATGGGTGGCCAACCTGGTGTTACCAACCCAGATCCAACCATCAATGAAATCTGTAACGAATTACACATTGATACTACAACGGGCGCTAACAAAGAGCTTGAAGCTGAAACCGGCTACACAGCAAACATCGGTGCTGTATGGGGTGGCGATAGCTTAGAAGCATCGATTGATTTATGGGAATGGAAACTTGACGACATGGTAAGCGATATCAGCGCTTCAACTGCCGCACAAGAATACGATACCTATGAAGATATGATTACTCGTGATGCAAGTGGCACGATTACTCACATCAACACTGTAGCGCAAAACTTAGCGTATCAAAAAGTTCGTGGTATTGATTTAACAGCTGGTTACAGCTGGGACTTCAATGACATGGGTGAATTGCGAGTTAACTTTAATGGTACTTACATTTTGTTATCTGAAGGTCAATTAAACCCAACTTCAGATGTTGATGACGACATTGAAGATGGCGGATTACCTCAGTACCGTGCCAACATGATCTTCACCTACTTCATTAATGACTTTGAAACCACGCTAGGTGCTTACCATACTGCACGTATGCATGGTGTGTCTTACAGCTCATTCATTGATGATGAAGCTTTTGATGAAGAAGATTTAGAAGTCGCATCACAAACTAAGTGGAATCTAACATCAGCATATAACTTCACTGATAACATGAAGTTAACTGCTGGTATCGTCAACCTATTTGACGTAGGTCCTAACTTTGATCCAACCAACACATCATGGCCTCACTACCCTCGTGGCGTATACAACGCTCGCGGACGTGAATGGTTTGTTGAAGGTGAAGTTAAGTTCTAG
- the yfcC gene encoding putative basic amino acid antiporter YfcC: MPDTLVIIFFVALAAALLTYVVPIGSFSSQDAHYVIDGVEKTRSVIDPTSFQYALNEAGEPKLDPISLFKGNGEIGFFNFAFEGMVSGSKWGSAIGVIMFMLVIGGSFGVVMATGTIDNGILRLIDKTQGNEKLFIPVIFSLFSLGGAVFGMGEEAIAFAIIICPLMIRLGYDSICTVMVTYVATQIGFASSWMNPFSVAIAQGIAGVPVLSGAGVRSVMWFGFTLIGIGFTMRYASKIKRNPTESFSYKTDQFFRENQQGDVKDSRFNLGDILVLLTIIGTIAWVIWGVVAHAWFIPEIASQFFTMGIIVGIIGVVFKLNDIDMNKVAVSFKQGAGTMLEPAVLVGCASGILLLLGGAGATEPSVLNTILHSAGNVIGQLPTALSAWFMLLFQSVFNFFVTSGSGQAALTMPLMAPLADIVGVTRQVAVLAFQLGDGFTNVLVPTSASLMATLGVCRVDWGNWFAFIWRFLLGLFVLSSIIVVTAHYLGFS, translated from the coding sequence ATGCCAGATACTCTGGTGATTATTTTCTTTGTCGCATTAGCGGCTGCGTTATTAACTTATGTTGTTCCAATCGGTTCTTTTTCATCTCAAGATGCTCATTACGTGATTGATGGAGTTGAGAAAACTCGCAGTGTTATCGATCCCACATCATTTCAATATGCCTTGAATGAAGCGGGCGAGCCTAAGCTTGATCCCATTTCATTATTTAAAGGAAATGGCGAAATCGGTTTTTTTAATTTTGCCTTTGAAGGCATGGTGTCAGGTTCTAAATGGGGAAGCGCTATTGGTGTGATTATGTTCATGCTGGTCATCGGTGGCTCATTTGGGGTGGTCATGGCTACAGGGACAATTGATAACGGTATTTTACGGTTAATCGATAAAACCCAAGGGAATGAAAAACTCTTTATTCCGGTGATATTCAGTTTGTTCTCATTGGGCGGCGCGGTATTTGGTATGGGCGAAGAGGCGATAGCTTTTGCTATTATTATTTGTCCATTAATGATCCGCTTAGGTTATGACTCTATCTGTACTGTGATGGTGACTTATGTGGCGACTCAAATTGGTTTTGCCAGTTCGTGGATGAATCCATTTAGTGTAGCAATTGCCCAAGGAATAGCGGGCGTGCCAGTACTATCGGGTGCTGGGGTTCGCTCAGTGATGTGGTTTGGATTTACTCTTATTGGCATAGGCTTCACTATGCGATATGCCAGTAAAATAAAGCGTAATCCTACTGAGTCGTTTAGCTATAAAACCGATCAGTTCTTTCGCGAGAATCAACAAGGTGATGTTAAAGATAGTCGTTTTAACCTTGGTGATATTTTGGTGCTACTGACGATTATAGGCACTATTGCTTGGGTGATATGGGGAGTGGTTGCACATGCTTGGTTTATTCCTGAAATCGCCAGCCAGTTTTTTACCATGGGGATAATTGTCGGCATCATTGGGGTGGTTTTTAAACTGAATGATATTGATATGAATAAAGTCGCGGTGAGCTTTAAACAAGGTGCTGGCACCATGTTGGAACCTGCTGTGTTGGTGGGTTGCGCCTCGGGTATTTTGCTTTTACTGGGGGGGGCAGGAGCCACTGAACCTAGCGTGCTCAACACGATATTACACAGTGCTGGTAATGTGATTGGCCAATTACCGACAGCGTTATCTGCATGGTTTATGTTGCTGTTTCAGTCAGTGTTTAATTTCTTTGTCACTTCAGGTTCAGGGCAGGCGGCGCTGACAATGCCGTTAATGGCACCGCTGGCTGATATTGTTGGCGTGACTCGCCAAGTAGCAGTTTTAGCTTTTCAGCTAGGAGATGGTTTTACCAATGTTTTGGTGCCAACGTCAGCTTCACTAATGGCTACATTAGGTGTGTGCCGTGTTGATTGGGGTAATTGGTTTGCGTTTATTTGGCGCTTTCTACTTGGCTTGTTTGTGCTGTCTAGCATCATTGTGGTAACTGCACATTATTTAGGTTTTAGTTAA
- a CDS encoding DUF4056 domain-containing protein — protein MMCNYQQTALMGTILLTTLLAGCSTSEWQVSATPNESAVVAALDSQPDPALLRDISLPLNAPITLPTSVRPCCAFGSGQKVKLGAMTIPFYRHANTISLEDLGAHAYEAGSFSHQKSAPDEGRSGENNGIIYTRKGGFIDLAHVRDTADNAVALFYQIHPRLGEPLSISLPFEIGPRTIEIEAFKVGHLTAAQRWELAAAMAVRLAYSMAEAHEIAQYHGYRSFAPWTEDVSAYSPEDLYSNMLGSKIALAVLTNNLAMTRQQYNYHMTSWISATLAWLEPVSATETDALFDVIDGYWWDANEPMPNKFMLLKRHYELGDKQSPYLVPKDMAIKSNNWSALEHIYHSDKAAHDLTLANNVHGIVIDDVAKQWLYVDAKFEASFNHIPESLWRDGFTQQVFFELSQYNQILDEQMLQDHLSQRPQLPLAKEQSTQGQL, from the coding sequence ATGATGTGTAATTATCAGCAAACTGCTTTAATGGGCACGATTTTACTTACGACTTTACTTGCTGGCTGTTCAACCAGTGAATGGCAGGTAAGTGCAACGCCTAATGAATCAGCAGTAGTCGCGGCGTTAGATAGTCAACCTGATCCGGCATTATTGCGCGATATTAGTTTGCCGTTGAATGCGCCAATCACACTGCCTACAAGTGTAAGGCCCTGCTGCGCATTTGGCAGCGGACAAAAGGTGAAGCTTGGCGCCATGACGATTCCATTTTATCGTCATGCTAATACCATATCTCTTGAAGACTTAGGTGCCCATGCTTATGAAGCTGGTAGCTTTAGCCACCAAAAATCAGCGCCCGATGAGGGTCGAAGTGGGGAGAATAATGGCATAATTTATACTCGTAAAGGCGGTTTTATTGATTTAGCCCACGTACGAGATACCGCAGATAATGCCGTGGCATTGTTTTATCAAATACACCCGCGTCTTGGTGAACCGCTCTCAATCTCTCTTCCATTTGAAATTGGCCCAAGAACCATTGAAATTGAGGCCTTTAAAGTTGGCCATTTAACAGCCGCTCAACGTTGGGAGTTAGCAGCTGCGATGGCAGTTCGTTTGGCTTATTCAATGGCTGAGGCTCATGAAATAGCTCAGTACCATGGTTATCGCAGTTTTGCACCGTGGACTGAAGATGTATCGGCTTACTCGCCAGAAGACCTTTATTCCAACATGTTAGGGTCAAAAATTGCGCTCGCGGTGCTGACTAACAATTTAGCCATGACACGCCAGCAATATAACTACCATATGACCTCATGGATATCAGCAACGCTGGCATGGTTAGAACCTGTTTCGGCGACAGAAACTGATGCTTTATTTGATGTTATTGATGGTTATTGGTGGGATGCTAACGAGCCAATGCCAAATAAATTTATGTTACTTAAACGTCACTATGAGTTAGGTGATAAGCAATCGCCATATTTGGTGCCTAAAGACATGGCCATAAAAAGTAACAACTGGTCAGCGCTTGAGCATATATATCATTCAGACAAAGCAGCGCATGACCTTACATTAGCCAATAATGTCCACGGCATTGTTATTGATGATGTCGCTAAGCAGTGGCTTTATGTCGATGCCAAATTTGAGGCAAGTTTTAACCATATACCTGAATCATTGTGGCGTGATGGATTTACACAACAAGTCTTTTTTGAATTGAGCCAGTACAACCAAATATTAGACGAACAGATGCTACAGGACCATTTATCTCAGCGCCCGCAATTACCATTAGCGAAAGAGCAATCAACACAAGGGCAACTGTAA
- a CDS encoding methyltransferase, which yields MSFYQSPKKISAFDAKFEAQKIAFAPVSFQVARCLSQFDILKQVDDTGENGITLVQLTENNDLSEYAIHVLLDMGLSMGLFWCKDDHYRLDKTGHFLLHDDMASKNLNFIHDVCYQGLFELEASLKQGNAAGLKHLGDWETIYPGLSQLPEQTKQSWFEFDHYYSDHAFDSLLPMIFKSKPQHIVDVGGNTGKWAFACTSYDPNVNITIMDLPGQLAVAMENARNNNVAERVIPFETDLLDENKPFCQGADLYWMSQFLDCFSKQQIVTILKRTVAAMTPCSELCILETYWDRQPYEAGAYCVNATSLYFTAIANGYSRMYHSKDMLKMISEAGLYVDEDVDNIGLGHTLLRCKIKPS from the coding sequence ATGTCTTTTTACCAATCACCTAAAAAAATATCCGCTTTCGATGCAAAATTTGAAGCACAAAAAATTGCCTTTGCACCAGTCAGCTTCCAAGTCGCTCGCTGCCTTAGCCAATTTGACATACTCAAACAGGTTGATGACACCGGTGAAAATGGCATTACATTGGTACAGCTCACCGAAAACAATGACCTGTCAGAATATGCGATTCACGTATTACTGGATATGGGCCTGAGTATGGGATTATTTTGGTGTAAAGATGACCATTATCGTTTGGATAAAACTGGTCACTTTCTACTGCATGATGACATGGCATCTAAAAACCTAAACTTCATCCATGATGTTTGTTATCAAGGCTTATTTGAACTTGAAGCATCACTTAAGCAAGGCAATGCAGCAGGTCTGAAACACTTAGGTGATTGGGAGACCATTTACCCTGGTTTAAGCCAACTGCCAGAACAAACTAAACAAAGTTGGTTCGAGTTTGATCATTATTATTCCGATCATGCTTTTGACAGCCTCTTGCCAATGATTTTTAAATCTAAACCACAGCATATCGTGGATGTTGGCGGCAATACGGGTAAATGGGCTTTTGCTTGTACAAGCTATGATCCTAACGTCAACATCACCATCATGGATTTACCAGGGCAGTTAGCAGTTGCGATGGAAAATGCGCGCAATAATAATGTTGCAGAACGAGTAATCCCTTTCGAAACAGACTTGTTAGATGAAAACAAACCGTTTTGCCAAGGCGCTGATTTGTATTGGATGAGCCAATTTCTCGATTGTTTCTCAAAACAACAAATCGTCACTATTTTAAAACGAACAGTGGCAGCAATGACCCCCTGCAGTGAACTGTGCATATTAGAAACATACTGGGACAGACAACCGTATGAAGCTGGTGCTTACTGCGTTAATGCCACATCGCTTTATTTTACCGCTATTGCCAATGGCTACAGTAGAATGTACCACAGTAAAGATATGTTAAAGATGATCAGTGAAGCTGGACTTTATGTCGATGAAGATGTCGATAATATTGGTTTAGGCCACACATTACTGCGTTGTAAAATAAAACCGTCGTGA